A genomic segment from Salvia splendens isolate huo1 chromosome 13, SspV2, whole genome shotgun sequence encodes:
- the LOC121762412 gene encoding 7-deoxyloganetic acid glucosyl transferase-like isoform X1 yields MNSRNKMSSASDQEKLRPPPHVLIFPMPVQGHLNPMLKLANLLCLAEFHVTFVISDFNHRRLLQHNTASAAFSRYPGFQFRTFPDGLPDDNPRNGHRAMELVSSVANVTVPLFKKMMIQENFLASATRRPVTCFVADGLLSSAPDFCQENGIPLIFFGAATTSYLWAIFRFPQLLQAQEIPFRAFVGKSMDGLIESMPGMEGFLRRRDLPGFYRVDDVNDPTLKEVVAATRLIERAQAVILNTCEDLEGQIVAEVRKHVPRVFSVGPIHEQVKYRLTEKKVESAIITASLWAEDRSCIDWLDAQPPKSVIYVSFGSLTLLTREQVLELLHGLLDSSQKFLWVMRPDSITGSDGEDPVPAELMERIKRKGLLVEWAPQEKVLNHPAVGGFMTHSGWNSTLESIAAGVPMVCWPYFADQMTNSRFVSEVWKIGLDIKDTCDRKIIEKAIRDLMEVRKDEFMERSANLAKLVKKTVSKGGSSYNNLDGLILYIKSLVI; encoded by the exons ATGAACAGCAGAAACAAGATGAGTTCCGCTTCCGACCAAGAAAAGCTCCGGCCACCGCCGCACGTACTGATTTTCCCGATGCCGGTGCAGGGCCACCTCAACCCCATGTTGAAGCTAGCCAATCTCCTCTGTCTAGCTGAATTCCACGTCACCTTCGTCATCTCCGACTTCAACCACCGTCGCCTGCTCCAGCACAACACGGCATCTGCCGCCTTCTCCCGCTACCCGGGATTCCAGTTCCGGACTTTCCCCGACGGCCTCCCTGACGACAACCCCCGCAATGGTCACAGAGCCATGGAGCTTGTGTCTTCCGTCGCAAACGTCACAGTCCCACTCTTCAAGAAAATGATGATCCAAGAAAACTTCTTGGCATCCGCCACCCGTCGACCAGTTACCTGCTTCGTTGCCGACGGTCTGCTCAGTTCCGCCCCCGACTTTTGCCAAGAGAATGGAATTCCTCTCATCTTCTTCGGAGCTGCCACCACCTCCTACTTGTGGGCTATTTTCCGTTTTCCTCAGCTTCTTCAAGCTCAAGAAATTCCTTTCCGAG CTTTTGTAGGAAAATCGATGGATGGATTAATAGAAAGCATGCCGGGAATGGAAGGTTTCCTACGGAGGCGCGACTTGCCGGGTTTCTACCGTGTCGACGACGTAAACGACCCCACTCTCAAGGAAGTTGTAGCTGCAACAAGGCTGATTGAGAGGGCGCAAGCCGTAATATTAAACACTTGTGAAGATTTAGAGGGGCAGATAGTTGCAGAGGTACGTAAACACGTGCCAAGAGTTTTCTCCGTTGGTCCAATCCACGAGCAAGTCAAATACAGACTGACGGAGAAGAAGGTGGAGTCCGCAATCATCACGGCCAGCCTATGGGCGGAAGACCGGAGCTGCATCGATTGGCTGGACGCGCAGCCGCCTAAATCCGTCATCTATGTGAGCTTTGGGAGCTTAACACTTTTGACAAGAGAGCAAGTGTTAGAGCTCTTGCACGGCTTGCTCGACAGTTCGCAGAAGTTTTTGTGGGTCATGAGGCCGGATTCCATCACCGGGAGCGACGGAGAGGATCCAGTTCCGGCAGAATTAATGGAACGTATTAAAAGGAAGGGTTTATTGGTGGAGTGGGCCCCACAGGAGAAGGTGCTCAACCACCCTGCAGTTGGAGGGTTTATGACGCACAGTGGATGGAATTCGACTCTGGAGAGCATTGCTGCTGGTGTGCCGATGGTATGTTGGCCTTATTTTGCGGACCAAATGACGAATAGTAGGTTTGTGAGTGAGGTTTGGAAGATCGGATTGGATATCAAAGACACTTGTGATAGAAAGATTATTGAGAAGGCAATTAGGGATTTGATGGAAGTGAGAAAAGACGAGTTTAtggaaaggtcagcgaatttggCTAAACTTGTGAAAAAGACTGTTAGTAAAGGGGGTTCGTCATATAATAATCTGGATGGTCTCATTCTGTATATTAAGTCGTTGGTGATTTGA
- the LOC121762831 gene encoding 7-deoxyloganetic acid glucosyl transferase-like, whose amino-acid sequence MSSKSEVKLPAHVVIFPIPAQGHMNSMLNLAHLFCLSDLHVTFIVSEFTHRLLLKNTSVPATFAAYPGFQFRAIPDGLPDDHPRFGAQAGGVNPAVINNMVPLFKKMMADEGFLASPHRRPATCFVADGSFSFAADFAEENGLPLVYFRTPSAAYCWAFFQVYDLIQAQEIPIKGKSMDGLVKGILGMEGFLRSRDLPTFFRTDDVNDHLLQSKAATTRQIVRAQAVIFNTFEDLEGPILSAMFEKLPRIYSIGPIHEHQKSRLIEKKSEASIVAGNLWPEDRSCIDWLNAQPARSVIYVSFGSITVVTREQLMEFWHGLDNSSQRFLWVMRSDFVTGEDGDDQIPAELMEGTKEKGYMVKWAPQEEVLGHPAVGAFLTHSGWNSTLESIVAGVPMICWPYFGDQTINSRFVSEVWKIGLDIKDTCDRLIIEKAVREVMEVRKDEFLERADGMSKMAKKAVQRGGSSYTNLDALIEYIKSLITISA is encoded by the exons ATGAGTTCGAAATCCGAAGTGAAGCTGCCGGCGCACGTGGTGATTTTCCCAATCCCGGCGCAGGGGCACATGAACAGCATGCTCAATCTTGCTCATCTCTTCTGTTTGTCTGACCTCCACGTCACCTTCATCGTCTCCGAGTTCACCCACCGCCTTCTCCTCAAGAACACCTCCGTCCCTGCCACCTTCGCCGCCTATCCTGGCTTCCAGTTCCGGGCCATCCCCGACGGCCTCCCCGACGACCACCCCCGCTTCGGTGCCCAAGCCGGAGGCGTCAATCCCGCGGTTATAAACAACATGGTTCCACTTTTCAAGAAAATGATGGCCGACGAAGGCTTCCTCGCTTCCCCCCACCGCAGGCCTGCCACGTGCTTCGTCGCTGACGGCAGTTTCAGTTTCGCCGCTGACTTTGCGGAAGAGAATGGCCTTCCCTTGGTCTATTTCCGAACCCCCAGCGCCGCCTACTGTTGGGCTTTTTTTCAAGTCTATGATCTCATTCAAGCTCAAGAAATTCCCATTAAAG GGAAATCGATGGATGGATTAGTGAAAGGCATACTGGGAATGGAAGGATTCCTCCGAAGCCGGGACCTGCCGACCTTCTTCCGCACCGACGATGTAAATGACCATCTTCTTCAGAGCAAAGCAGCAACGACGAGGCAAATCGTACGAGCACAGGCAGTCATATTCAACACATTCGAGGATTTAGAGGGGCCGATTTTATCAGCCATGTTCGAGAAATTGCCACGAATCTACTCTATCGGTCCGATCCACGAGCACCAGAAATCCAGGCTCATAGAGAAGAAATCCGAGGCCTCGATTGTTGCCGGCAATTTATGGCCGGAAGACCGAAGCTGCATTGATTGGTTGAACGCTCAGCCGGCGAGATCGGTGATCTATGTGAGCTTTGGGAGCATAACAGTTGTGACGAGAGAGCAATTGATGGAGTTCTGGCATGGTTTGGACAATAGCTCTCAGAGATTCTTGTGGGTGATGCGCTCGGATTTCGTCACCGGAGAAGACGGGGACGATCAAATTCCGGCGGAATTGATGGAGGGTACTAAAGAAAAGGGTTACATGGTGAAGTGGGCGCCACAGGAGGAGGTTCTCGGACACCCAGCGGTGGGTGCATTTTTGACGCATAGTGGATGGAATTCGACTCTGGAGAGCATTGTTGCTGGTGTGCCGATGATATGCTGGCCTTATTTTGGTGATCAAACTATTAATAGTAGGTTCGTGAGTGAGGTTTGGAAGATCGGCCTTGACATTAAAGATACATGTGATAGATTGATTATTGAGAAGGCGGTTAGGGAGGTTATGGAAGTGAGGAAGGATGAGTTTTTGGAAAGGGCAGATGGTATGTCCAAAATGGCTAAGAAGGCTGTTCAAAGAGGTGGTTCCTCTTATACCAATTTGGATGCTCTGATCGAGTATATTAAGTCATTGATAACAATTAGTGCTTGA
- the LOC121762412 gene encoding 7-deoxyloganetic acid glucosyl transferase-like isoform X2: MNSRNKMSSASDQEKLRPPPHVLIFPMPVQGHLNPMLKLANLLCLAEFHVTFVISDFNHRRLLQHNTASAAFSRYPGFQFRTFPDGLPDDNPRNGHRAMELVSSVANVTVPLFKKMMIQENFLASATRRPVTCFVADGLLSSAPDFCQENGIPLIFFGAATTSYLWAIFRFPQLLQAQEIPFRGKSMDGLIESMPGMEGFLRRRDLPGFYRVDDVNDPTLKEVVAATRLIERAQAVILNTCEDLEGQIVAEVRKHVPRVFSVGPIHEQVKYRLTEKKVESAIITASLWAEDRSCIDWLDAQPPKSVIYVSFGSLTLLTREQVLELLHGLLDSSQKFLWVMRPDSITGSDGEDPVPAELMERIKRKGLLVEWAPQEKVLNHPAVGGFMTHSGWNSTLESIAAGVPMVCWPYFADQMTNSRFVSEVWKIGLDIKDTCDRKIIEKAIRDLMEVRKDEFMERSANLAKLVKKTVSKGGSSYNNLDGLILYIKSLVI, encoded by the exons ATGAACAGCAGAAACAAGATGAGTTCCGCTTCCGACCAAGAAAAGCTCCGGCCACCGCCGCACGTACTGATTTTCCCGATGCCGGTGCAGGGCCACCTCAACCCCATGTTGAAGCTAGCCAATCTCCTCTGTCTAGCTGAATTCCACGTCACCTTCGTCATCTCCGACTTCAACCACCGTCGCCTGCTCCAGCACAACACGGCATCTGCCGCCTTCTCCCGCTACCCGGGATTCCAGTTCCGGACTTTCCCCGACGGCCTCCCTGACGACAACCCCCGCAATGGTCACAGAGCCATGGAGCTTGTGTCTTCCGTCGCAAACGTCACAGTCCCACTCTTCAAGAAAATGATGATCCAAGAAAACTTCTTGGCATCCGCCACCCGTCGACCAGTTACCTGCTTCGTTGCCGACGGTCTGCTCAGTTCCGCCCCCGACTTTTGCCAAGAGAATGGAATTCCTCTCATCTTCTTCGGAGCTGCCACCACCTCCTACTTGTGGGCTATTTTCCGTTTTCCTCAGCTTCTTCAAGCTCAAGAAATTCCTTTCCGAG GAAAATCGATGGATGGATTAATAGAAAGCATGCCGGGAATGGAAGGTTTCCTACGGAGGCGCGACTTGCCGGGTTTCTACCGTGTCGACGACGTAAACGACCCCACTCTCAAGGAAGTTGTAGCTGCAACAAGGCTGATTGAGAGGGCGCAAGCCGTAATATTAAACACTTGTGAAGATTTAGAGGGGCAGATAGTTGCAGAGGTACGTAAACACGTGCCAAGAGTTTTCTCCGTTGGTCCAATCCACGAGCAAGTCAAATACAGACTGACGGAGAAGAAGGTGGAGTCCGCAATCATCACGGCCAGCCTATGGGCGGAAGACCGGAGCTGCATCGATTGGCTGGACGCGCAGCCGCCTAAATCCGTCATCTATGTGAGCTTTGGGAGCTTAACACTTTTGACAAGAGAGCAAGTGTTAGAGCTCTTGCACGGCTTGCTCGACAGTTCGCAGAAGTTTTTGTGGGTCATGAGGCCGGATTCCATCACCGGGAGCGACGGAGAGGATCCAGTTCCGGCAGAATTAATGGAACGTATTAAAAGGAAGGGTTTATTGGTGGAGTGGGCCCCACAGGAGAAGGTGCTCAACCACCCTGCAGTTGGAGGGTTTATGACGCACAGTGGATGGAATTCGACTCTGGAGAGCATTGCTGCTGGTGTGCCGATGGTATGTTGGCCTTATTTTGCGGACCAAATGACGAATAGTAGGTTTGTGAGTGAGGTTTGGAAGATCGGATTGGATATCAAAGACACTTGTGATAGAAAGATTATTGAGAAGGCAATTAGGGATTTGATGGAAGTGAGAAAAGACGAGTTTAtggaaaggtcagcgaatttggCTAAACTTGTGAAAAAGACTGTTAGTAAAGGGGGTTCGTCATATAATAATCTGGATGGTCTCATTCTGTATATTAAGTCGTTGGTGATTTGA
- the LOC121760898 gene encoding probable LRR receptor-like serine/threonine-protein kinase At4g36180, which translates to MEKMWYYILAYAFLTIAFENPCLAQMSLATDQTALLSLKQHIISDPSGLLSTNWTNSSSVCSWIGVSCSSRHHRVSALNLSYMNLSGTIPPQLGRLSFLVSLNLTSNHFSGALPHELSFLHRLKFITLRRNNFTGVVSPLFGQLPKLERLDFRNNSFTGSIPKSLSNLTNLQFLGISFNSLSGEIPKELGKLQNLQTLAIEFNHLSGAIPSEIFNMSKLVNIALTGNELNGSLPADI; encoded by the exons ATGGAGAAAATGTGGTACTACATTCTTGCATATGCATTTCTCACCATAGCCTTTGAAAACCCTTGTTTAGCCCAAATGAGCCTTGCAACAGATCAAACTGCCCTTCTTTCACTCAAACAACACATCATCTCTGACCCTTCTGGTTTACTTTCAACAAACTGGACTAATTCGAGCTCCGTCTGCAGCTGGATCGGCGTCTCTTGCAGCTCGCGCCACCATAGGGTATCCGCGTTGAATCTCTCTTACATGAATCTCTCCGGCACCATTCCACCACAGCTCGGGCGACTATCCTTCCTCGTCTCCCTCAACCTCACCAGCAACCACTTCAGCGGAGCTTTGCCTCACGAGCTCTCTTTCCTTCACCGGTTAAAGTTCATAACCCTCCGCCGTAACAACTTCACTGGAGTCGTTTCTCCTCTCTTTGGTCAATTACCGAAGTTAGAGAGATTAGACTTCCGCAACAACAGCTTCACAGGTTCCATCCCCAAATCTCTATCAAACCTAACAAACCTTCAATTTCTTGGCATATCCTTCAATTCTCTGAGTGGAGAAATCCCAAAGGAGTTAGGGAAACTCCAGAATTTGCAGACTCTGGCGATCGAATTCAATCATCTCTCCGGTGCCATACCATCTGAGATATTCAACATGTCGAAGCTCGTGAATATAGCGTTGACAGGAAATGAATTGAACGGAAGTCTTCCAGCAGACAT CTGA